In a single window of the Buchnera aphidicola (Aphis gossypii) genome:
- the speE gene encoding polyamine aminopropyltransferase: MINNKIWHEKLHCHLGQYFLIDTMLYQKKNKHHDIKIFNNSVMGNIMTIDDIVQTTEKDEFIYHEMLSHVPIFSHGNIKDVLIIGGGDGGILREICKHKNIKNITMVEIDVNIVNLCKKYFPKHSNNAYEDPRLKLIIDDGLSFVKKTNEKFDLIISDSTDPVGPGKNLFISKFYLYCKKILKKNGIFVSQNGIPFFQKNEIISTHKNLKKYFYDTSFYQAAIPSYYGGIMIFAWGSDNIELRLIDLEKLKFRIKKTKLIFNYYSPQIHISSFVLPQYIINTLDES, from the coding sequence ATGATTAATAACAAAATATGGCATGAAAAACTTCATTGTCATCTTGGGCAATATTTTTTAATTGATACAATGTTATATCAGAAAAAAAATAAACACCATGATATTAAAATATTTAATAATTCAGTTATGGGCAACATAATGACTATAGATGACATTGTCCAAACAACAGAAAAAGATGAATTTATATATCATGAAATGTTAAGTCATGTTCCTATATTTTCTCATGGAAATATAAAAGATGTATTGATAATAGGTGGGGGCGATGGAGGTATATTACGAGAAATATGTAAGCATAAAAATATTAAAAATATTACCATGGTAGAAATTGACGTTAACATTGTTAATTTATGTAAAAAATATTTTCCGAAACATAGCAATAATGCATATGAAGACCCTCGTTTAAAACTAATTATTGATGACGGCTTATCTTTCGTAAAAAAAACTAATGAAAAATTTGATCTAATTATATCTGATTCAACTGATCCAGTTGGACCTGGAAAAAACTTATTTATTTCAAAGTTTTATTTATATTGTAAAAAAATTCTTAAAAAAAATGGAATTTTTGTATCACAAAACGGCATTCCCTTTTTTCAAAAAAATGAAATTATTTCAACTCATAAAAATTTAAAAAAATATTTTTATGATACTAGTTTCTATCAAGCAGCAATTCCTAGTTATTATGGAGGGATAATGATATTTGCATGGGGGTCTGATAATATAGAGCTACGCTTGATTGATCTTGAAAAATTAAAATTTCGCATAAAAAAAACAAAATTAATTTTTAATTATTACAGCCCTCAAATACACATAAGCAGCTTTGTTTTGCCTCAATATATAATCAATACGTTAGATGAAAGTTAG
- the lpdA gene encoding dihydrolipoyl dehydrogenase — MHQKIQTEVVVIGSGPAGYSAAFRCSDLGLDTVLIERYDKLGGVCLNVGCIPSKSLLHIAKIIKGAKDLSKSGIFFNEPSIDIKKIQDWKKSIVNKLTTSLYNISKKRNVRFIQGLAHFESDHNIIVENNENQFDISFKNAIIATGSNSIKMSSLTIQDHRIWNSTDALLLRNIPDRFLIIGGGIIGLEMATIYSALGSNVDIVDRFDTFLPSVDKDISEMYTKSINKRFNLFLNTHVTNVEPKENGLITSMLVNNISHDIRYDNILVAIGRKPNIKNLALNKIGIKLNDFGFIEINNQLRTNIPNIYAIGDVTGFPMLAHKAIHESHIVSEVIAGKNHFYEPKVIPSVAYTDPEIAWVGFSEKDAIKSEIDYEASVFPWNSSGRAHASNCTIGMTKLIFNKKNKQLIGGAIVGENAGELINEITLAIEMGCDAEDLSLTIHAHPTLSESICLASEIFQGTITDLLNVKKNNFI; from the coding sequence ATGCATCAAAAAATTCAAACAGAAGTAGTTGTTATAGGTTCAGGACCTGCTGGTTATTCCGCGGCTTTTAGATGTTCTGATTTGGGATTAGATACAGTTTTAATAGAACGTTATGACAAATTAGGTGGTGTTTGTTTAAATGTGGGATGTATTCCTTCAAAGTCTTTATTACATATAGCAAAAATTATTAAAGGCGCAAAAGATTTATCTAAATCAGGAATTTTTTTTAATGAACCTTCCATTGATATTAAAAAAATTCAAGATTGGAAAAAAAGTATTGTTAATAAACTTACAACTAGTTTGTATAATATAAGTAAAAAAAGAAATGTAAGATTTATTCAAGGTTTAGCTCATTTTGAAAGTGATCACAATATCATTGTAGAAAATAATGAGAATCAATTTGATATTTCTTTTAAAAATGCCATTATTGCTACTGGTTCGAACTCAATTAAAATGTCTTCATTAACAATACAAGATCATAGGATTTGGAATTCTACAGATGCTTTATTGTTAAGAAATATTCCAGATCGTTTTTTGATTATAGGAGGAGGAATTATTGGTTTAGAAATGGCTACAATATATAGTGCATTGGGATCAAATGTAGACATTGTAGATCGTTTTGATACCTTTTTGCCTTCAGTGGATAAAGACATCTCTGAAATGTATACAAAATCGATTAATAAAAGATTTAATCTATTTTTAAATACACATGTTACAAACGTAGAGCCTAAAGAAAATGGTTTAATTACTTCTATGTTAGTCAATAATATAAGTCATGATATTCGTTATGACAATATCCTAGTAGCGATCGGACGAAAACCTAACATTAAAAATTTAGCATTAAATAAAATTGGCATAAAATTGAATGATTTTGGTTTTATTGAAATAAATAACCAATTAAGAACTAATATACCTAATATTTATGCGATTGGTGATGTTACAGGTTTTCCAATGTTAGCTCATAAAGCTATTCACGAGTCACATATCGTTTCTGAAGTTATTGCTGGTAAAAATCATTTTTATGAACCTAAAGTAATACCATCTGTAGCTTATACTGATCCTGAAATTGCTTGGGTAGGTTTTAGCGAAAAAGATGCCATAAAGTCAGAAATAGATTATGAGGCTTCTGTTTTTCCTTGGAACTCTTCTGGAAGAGCACATGCATCAAATTGCACAATAGGCATGACAAAATTAATTTTTAATAAAAAAAATAAACAGTTAATTGGAGGTGCCATAGTAGGTGAAAATGCTGGCGAGTTAATCAATGAAATTACATTAGCAATTGAGATGGGATGTGATGCAGAGGATCTTTCCTTGACTATTCATGCTCATCCGACTTTAAGTGAATCAATTTGTTTAGCATCCGAAATTTTTCAAGGTACAATAACAGATTTATTAAATGTCAAAAAAAACAATTTTATATAA
- a CDS encoding 2-oxo acid dehydrogenase subunit E2, with protein sequence MHIEVKMPDVGLDEVEVTEILVKLDEEVKIEQGLITVEGDKSSMEIPSPISGIIKKIDVKVGDKVSTGSVIMIFMTNQTNSINQEKESVDTFEIKKSTIKKDIIHATPSVRRLARELNINLSDVLGSGRKNRILKEDLESYTKKFFHDEYKLKVEKIEINHLQRNVGKNLSNNWINIPHVTQFDEVNITTLEEFRQNYNNEECKKNIDYKNVTILVFVIKAVSHALLKFPIFNSSLSKDKKTIILKKYVNIGVAVDVSNGLLVPVLKNVNKKSIVHLSSELILISDKARKNKLDRLDIKDSCFTISNLGSVGGYWFTPIINSPEVAILGVSRAVIKPTWDGKNFIPSLTLPLSLSYDHRVINGVEAARFICFLKKLLSDVRFLIM encoded by the coding sequence GTGCATATTGAAGTTAAAATGCCTGATGTTGGTTTAGATGAAGTAGAAGTAACAGAAATATTAGTGAAATTAGATGAAGAGGTAAAAATAGAACAAGGATTAATTACTGTTGAAGGTGATAAATCTTCTATGGAAATACCTTCTCCGATATCTGGAATTATAAAAAAAATAGATGTAAAAGTTGGAGATAAAGTTTCTACTGGTTCAGTTATAATGATTTTTATGACTAATCAAACAAATTCTATTAATCAAGAAAAAGAAAGTGTTGATACTTTTGAAATTAAAAAATCAACTATTAAAAAAGATATAATACATGCAACACCGTCTGTAAGAAGATTGGCACGTGAATTAAATATTAATTTAAGTGATGTTTTAGGTTCCGGAAGAAAAAATCGAATTTTAAAAGAAGATCTTGAATCCTACACAAAAAAATTTTTTCATGATGAATACAAATTAAAAGTGGAAAAGATCGAAATAAATCATTTACAAAGGAACGTTGGAAAAAATTTGTCTAATAATTGGATAAATATACCTCATGTCACGCAATTTGACGAAGTAAATATTACTACATTAGAAGAATTTCGTCAAAACTATAATAATGAAGAATGTAAAAAAAATATTGATTATAAGAACGTTACTATATTAGTTTTTGTTATAAAAGCAGTATCGCACGCACTATTAAAGTTTCCAATTTTTAATAGTTCTTTATCAAAAGATAAAAAAACAATTATTCTTAAAAAATACGTGAATATTGGTGTTGCTGTAGATGTTTCAAATGGATTACTAGTTCCGGTATTAAAAAATGTTAATAAAAAAAGTATTGTTCATTTATCATCTGAATTAATATTGATTTCTGACAAAGCTCGTAAAAATAAATTAGATCGATTAGATATAAAAGACAGTTGTTTTACAATTTCAAATTTAGGAAGTGTTGGAGGTTATTGGTTTACACCAATTATTAATTCTCCTGAAGTTGCAATTCTTGGAGTTTCAAGAGCAGTAATTAAACCAACTTGGGATGGCAAAAATTTTATTCCATCTTTAACCTTACCTTTATCTCTATCTTATGATCACCGCGTTATTAATGGGGTAGAGGCAGCTCGTTTTATTTGTTTTCTAAAAAAATTATTGTCTGATGTACGATTTTTAATTATGTAA
- the speD gene encoding adenosylmethionine decarboxylase, with translation MQKLKLYGFNNLTKSLSFCIYDICYANTNNSRNSYIAYIDEQYNAIRLTKILKKTCSIIGANVLNIFHQDYDPQGASVTILVCEEPINLDTVNIEKKNNNIISSSVLAHLDKSHICVHTYPESHPQSGICTFRADIEVSTCGIISPLNALNYLINQLESDIVTIEYRVRGFTRDVDGVKHFIDHKINSIQNFMSDHIKSMYEMVDVNVYQENIFHTRMLLREFHLQNYLFNTSIKDLSKKEHSYIEDLLWKEMREIYHGRNIPVI, from the coding sequence TTGCAAAAACTAAAATTATATGGCTTTAATAATTTAACAAAAAGCCTAAGTTTTTGTATCTATGATATTTGTTATGCAAATACTAATAATTCAAGAAATAGCTATATTGCATATATTGATGAACAATATAATGCTATCCGATTGACAAAGATATTAAAAAAAACATGTTCAATTATTGGTGCTAATGTGCTAAATATATTTCATCAAGATTATGATCCACAAGGCGCTAGTGTAACTATATTAGTATGTGAGGAACCGATAAATCTAGATACAGTCAATATTGAAAAAAAAAATAATAATATTATTTCGTCTTCTGTTTTAGCTCATCTAGACAAAAGTCATATCTGTGTCCATACATACCCAGAAAGCCACCCCCAAAGCGGAATTTGTACTTTTCGAGCAGATATTGAAGTTTCAACCTGTGGTATAATATCTCCACTTAATGCATTAAATTATCTCATTAATCAGTTAGAATCAGATATAGTAACAATTGAATATCGTGTTAGAGGATTTACTAGAGATGTTGATGGAGTGAAACATTTTATTGATCATAAAATCAATTCTATTCAAAATTTTATGTCTGATCATATTAAATCTATGTATGAAATGGTTGATGTAAATGTATATCAAGAAAACATTTTTCACACTCGAATGCTATTAAGAGAATTTCATTTACAAAATTATCTATTTAATACTAGTATTAAAGATTTATCAAAAAAAGAACATTCATATATTGAAGATTTATTATGGAAAGAAATGAGAGAAATATATCATGGAAGAAATATTCCAGTAATATAA
- the ftsZ gene encoding cell division protein FtsZ — translation MFEPVELSNNAIIKVVGVGGGGGNAVEYMVRERIEGVEFFAINTDAQALRKIEVGQTIQIGNNITKGLGAGANPEIGRNSAEEDKELLKSALDGSDMVFIAAGMGGGTGTGAAPVVAEIAKELGILTVAVVTKPFNFEGKKRMIVADQGVIELSKYVDSLITIPNDKLLKVLSRGISLLDAFGAANNVLKGAVQGIAELITRPGLMNVDFADVRTVMVEMGYAMMGTGISSGENRAEEAAEIAISSPLLEDIDLSGARGVLVNITAGFDLKLDEFETVGNTIRSFASDNATVVIGTSLDPDMNDTLRVTVVATGIGMEKYSDINQIKKKSSKETLMDYRYQYLNSSSTTIDKKHIKNEVKETEHAKRKEPEYLDIPAFLRKRSD, via the coding sequence ATGTTTGAACCTGTAGAATTAAGTAACAATGCAATAATTAAAGTAGTTGGAGTAGGTGGAGGCGGTGGAAATGCAGTTGAATATATGGTTAGAGAGCGCATTGAAGGTGTAGAATTTTTTGCCATTAACACTGATGCCCAAGCTTTAAGAAAAATAGAAGTAGGACAAACTATTCAAATAGGAAATAATATTACTAAAGGACTCGGAGCTGGAGCAAATCCGGAAATTGGACGAAACTCAGCAGAAGAAGATAAAGAATTACTAAAATCAGCACTAGATGGTTCCGATATGGTATTTATAGCCGCTGGAATGGGAGGAGGAACTGGAACTGGAGCTGCACCAGTAGTAGCAGAGATCGCAAAAGAGTTAGGTATTCTAACTGTTGCTGTAGTAACAAAACCTTTTAATTTTGAAGGTAAAAAAAGAATGATTGTAGCTGACCAAGGTGTTATTGAGTTATCTAAGTATGTTGATTCTTTAATTACGATACCGAACGATAAATTACTTAAAGTACTCAGTCGAGGTATTTCCTTGTTAGATGCTTTCGGAGCTGCAAACAATGTCTTAAAAGGCGCTGTACAGGGTATTGCTGAGCTAATTACAAGACCTGGTCTTATGAATGTAGATTTTGCTGATGTTCGAACTGTTATGGTAGAGATGGGATATGCGATGATGGGAACAGGAATATCTTCAGGAGAAAATCGCGCTGAGGAGGCTGCAGAAATAGCAATATCTAGCCCTTTACTAGAAGATATAGATTTATCAGGAGCTAGAGGTGTTTTAGTGAACATTACTGCTGGTTTTGATTTAAAATTAGATGAATTTGAAACTGTAGGAAACACTATTAGATCTTTTGCTTCAGATAATGCAACAGTTGTAATAGGAACATCTTTAGATCCTGATATGAATGATACACTTCGAGTCACAGTAGTAGCAACTGGTATTGGAATGGAAAAATACTCAGATATTAATCAAATTAAAAAAAAATCTTCTAAAGAAACATTAATGGATTATCGCTATCAATATTTAAATAGCTCTTCTACTACAATAGATAAAAAACATATAAAAAATGAAGTCAAAGAAACAGAGCATGCAAAACGCAAAGAACCAGAATATTTAGATATTCCTGCATTTCTTAGAAAAAGATCTGATTAA
- a CDS encoding 5'-methylthioadenosine/adenosylhomocysteine nucleosidase, with amino-acid sequence MNIGIVGAIDQEIKIFKKIIHYQETKNIGKFKIYIGKFKKNNIFLIKSGIGKVSASIAAMLLINIFQIDIIINSGSAGSLDPKIAIGDIIIPNKLCYYDVNLTNFGYFIGQIPQYPKNFKINKFLYHILIETAVKFNVKFYTGLIITGDSFVRGKDFIEKLKFKFSRAIAVEMESTAIAQVCYQFNTPLIVIKSISDLSDTQATSNFKKNISLASLQSFNLVQLILENTQLYKSIE; translated from the coding sequence ATAAATATTGGAATTGTTGGAGCTATAGATCAAGAAATTAAAATATTTAAAAAGATTATACATTATCAAGAAACAAAAAATATTGGAAAATTTAAAATTTACATAGGAAAATTTAAAAAAAATAATATTTTTTTAATAAAATCAGGAATTGGAAAAGTTTCAGCCAGTATTGCAGCAATGCTACTTATAAACATATTTCAAATTGATATCATTATTAACAGCGGTTCAGCAGGGAGTTTAGATCCTAAGATAGCTATAGGAGATATCATTATTCCTAACAAATTATGCTATTATGATGTAAATTTAACAAATTTTGGGTATTTTATAGGTCAAATACCTCAATATCCAAAAAATTTTAAAATAAATAAATTTTTATATCATATACTTATAGAAACTGCTGTAAAATTCAATGTTAAATTTTATACAGGGCTAATTATCACTGGGGATTCATTTGTTAGAGGGAAAGATTTCATTGAGAAACTAAAATTTAAATTTTCTCGTGCTATTGCAGTGGAAATGGAATCTACAGCAATAGCTCAAGTATGTTATCAATTTAACACTCCATTGATTGTTATAAAATCAATATCTGATTTATCTGATACACAGGCTACATCAAATTTTAAAAAAAATATATCTCTTGCATCATTACAATCTTTTAATTTAGTTCAATTAATATTAGAAAATACACAGTTGTATAAATCTATTGAATAA
- the erpA gene encoding iron-sulfur cluster insertion protein ErpA has translation MKKVINNHIKLTKNAVKKIKNFTLIKKNKNLKLRIYILGGGCSGFQYQFVFEEKINKDDILIRKEDVYLIIDPISLQYLDGGQIDYIENLEGSKFVVHNPNAKNTCGCGSSFNI, from the coding sequence GTGAAAAAAGTTATTAATAATCATATTAAATTAACAAAAAATGCTGTTAAAAAAATTAAAAATTTTACTTTAATAAAAAAAAATAAAAATTTAAAACTAAGAATATACATTCTTGGTGGCGGATGTAGTGGTTTTCAATATCAATTTGTTTTTGAAGAAAAAATAAATAAAGATGATATATTAATTCGTAAAGAAGATGTTTATTTAATTATAGATCCTATTAGTTTGCAATACTTAGATGGTGGTCAAATAGATTATATAGAAAATTTAGAAGGATCAAAGTTTGTAGTACATAATCCCAATGCAAAAAATACATGTGGATGCGGTTCGTCATTTAATATTTGA